In the Nicotiana tabacum cultivar K326 chromosome 16, ASM71507v2, whole genome shotgun sequence genome, one interval contains:
- the LOC107780280 gene encoding uncharacterized protein LOC107780280 — protein sequence MNLRYAPHIAYIVIFLSFPLQLVFSQLPTDQINAMRKVYDMLQNDTATSFIWDRINKSSNPCSWKGISCTSNDSSITKVSFSLFSISSSEVLPVICQINTLESLDISQNHLSSIPSGFIIGCGGVTGLKLLNFSRNKLEGSLPNFTGFGKLESLDFSHNNLNGKVDLQLDGLNSLKSLNLSFNNFSGSVPTSLGKFNLLEELQLSANVFQGEFPTQIVNFGNLTLIDLSLNSLSGVIPDRLGELSKLQVLILSANNLSGTIPQSIGNIKTLTRFAANQNHFIGNIPLGLTKNLRNLDLSFNSLTGIIPQDLLSPMNLQFLDLTSNKLEGPVPTNLSINSIRLRLGQNALNGSITSVSFGILQSLTYLELDNNQLSGPIPSELGKCQNLALLNLAQNKLSGVIPVELGDISNLQVLSLQSNNLVGDIPSKISQLNRLQKLNMSWNSLNGSIPSSIASLKNLTNLNLQGNKLSGQIPPNISNLNLLLELQLGGNQLGGVIPAMPLSLQIALNLSHNLFEGPIPITLSRLTSLEVLDLSYNRFSGQIPDFLTKMGGLTRLVLSNNQLSGVRPEFGSFVIVETSGNRDLINPFPITPPEAAKKRKSIVIAVVVPIAGVAVIALFTLIAISISRRYYRINDDHFHSGEEGSQSPVIQGKVLTANSIHKSNIDFTKAMVVVSDPLNVVFKTRFSTYYKAVMPSGTTYFVKKLNWSDKIFQLGGHELFGEELKNLGKLNNSNIMIPLGYLLVADSAYLFYEFAPIGTLYDVLRGSLGYSLDWASRYSIAIGVAQGLAFLHGCNSGPILLLDLSSKSVLLKSQNEAQIGDIELYKVIDPSKSTGSFSAVAGSVGYIPPEYAYTMRVAMAGNVYSFGVVLLELLTGRPAVSQGTELAKSVLSDSEQHNKWDHILDSSICKTSLNVRSQMLAVLKVALACVSISPEGRPKMKSVLRMLLNAR from the exons ATGAACTTAAGGTATGCCCCCCATATAGCTTATATAGTTATATTCTTGTCTTTTCCTCTTCAGCTAGTGTTTTCCCAATTGCCCACTGACCAAATTAATGCCATGAGAAAGGTCTATGATATGCTTCAGAATGATACTGCTACTTCTTTTATATGGGATAGGATTAATAAAAGTTCAAATCCATGTTCTTGGAAAGGAATTTCTTGCACTTCTAATGATTCTTCCATTACCAAAGTTTCATTTTCATTGTTTTCAATTTCTAGCTCTGAGGTCTTGCCTGTTATTTGTCAAATTAATACATTGGAGTCTCTTGATATTTCTCAGAACCATTTGAGCTCAATCCCAAGTGGGTTTATTATTGGTTGTGGGGGGGTTACTGGCTTAAAATTATTGAACTTTAGTAGGAATAAATTGGAGGGTTCTTTGCCTAATTTCACTGGTTTTGGAAAGTTGGAGTCTTTGGACTTTTCTCATAATAACTTGAATGGGAAAGTTGACTTGCAGTTGGATGGATTGAACTCACTCAAGAGTTTGAACCTTAGCTTCAACAATTTTTCTGGTTCAGTTCCTACCAGTCTTGGAAAATTTAATCTTTTGGAGGAGCTTCAACTTTCTGCAAATGTTTTTCAAGGTGAATTCCCCACTCAAATTGTGAACTTTGGCAACTTAACTTTGATTGACCTTTCTCTTAACTCTCTATCTGGCGTCATTCCTGATAGATTAGGAGAACTTTCCAAATTGCAAGTTTTGATTTTATCAGCCAATAATTTGAGTGGAACAATCCCACAATCCATTGGGAATATCAAAACATTGACACGTTTTGCTGCGAATCAGAATCATTTTATTGGAAATATACCCCTTGGCTTAACCAAGAACCTGAGGAATTTAGACCTCAGCTTTAACAGTTTAACTGGTATAATACCTCAGGACCTGTTATCCCCAATGAACTTGCAGTTTCTTGATCTGACTTCCAATAAGTTGGAGGGACCTGTTCCTACGAACTTGTCGATAAATTCAATCAGGTTGAGATTGGGCCAAAATGCTTTGAATGGGTCGATTACATCTGTTTCTTTTGGAATCCTTCAGAGTTTGACCTACTTGGAGCTGGACAACAACCAGCTAAGTGGACCAATTCCTTCTGAATTGGGGAAGTGCCAAAACTTGGCGCTTTTGAACTTAGCCCAGAATAAGCTGAGTGGTGTTATTCCAGTAGAGTTGGGTGATATTTCTAATCTTCAGGTACTGAGTCTTCAGTCCAATAACCTAGTTGGGGATATTCCGAGTAAAATTTCGCAGTTGAATAGATTGCAGAAGCTCAATATGAGCTGGAATTCATTGAATGGCTCCATACCAAGTTCAATAGCCAGTTTGAAAAACCTCACAAACTTGAATTTGCAGGGGAATAAGCTAAGTGGTCAAATTCCGCCTAACATTAGTAACTTAAATTTGTTGTTAGAACTCCAACTTGGAGGGAACCAACTTGGTGGGGTGATTCCAGCAATGCCGCTAAGTTTGCAGATTGCTTTGAATCTCAGTCACAATCTCTTTGAAGGACCTATACCAATTACTCTATCTAGATTGACTTCATTGGAAGTTTTGGATCTCTCTTACAACAGGTTCTCAGGTCAGATTCCCGACTTTCTGACTAAAATGGGAGGCCTGACTAGGTTGGTGCTTTCAAACAATCAACTCTCTGGAGTTCGTCCGGAGTTTGGAAGCTTTGTCATTGTTGAGACAAGTGGAAATAGGGATCTGATCAATCCTTTCCCGATCACTCCACCTGAAGCCGCAAAAAAGAGAAAATCTATAGTTATTGCAGTTGTTGTCCCAATAGCAGGCGTAGCGGTAATTGCCCTTTTCACCTTGATTGCTATTTCAATATCTAGAAGATATTACAGGATTAATGATGATCATTTTCACTCGGGAGAGGAAGGTTCTCAATCCCCTGTCATCCAGGGAAAGGTTTTGACTGCAAACAGCATTCACAAGTCTAATATAGACTTCACGAAAGCCATGGTAGTAGTGTCTGATCCCTTAAATGTTGTGTTCAAGACAAGATTCTCGACCTACTATAAAGCTGTTATGCCGTCGGGGACAACCTATTTTGTCAAGAAGCTTAATTGGAGTGACAAAATATTTCAGTTGGGAGGCCATGAACTATTCGGGGAAGAGCTCAAGAATCTCGGAAAGCTGAATAATTCAAATATCATGATTCCACTAGGCTATCTTTTGGTTGCCGATAGTGCTTATCTCTTCTATGAGTTTGCCCCTATTGGCACCTTATATGATGTTCTTCGTGGTAGCTTGGGATACTCGTTGGATTGGGCAAGTCGTTACAGCATCGCTATTGGAGTGGCTCAGGGTTTAGCTTTTCTACATGGATGCAACTCCGGTCCAATCCTACTCCTCGATCTTTCCAGCAAGAGCGTTCTCTTGAAGTCCCAGAATGAGGCTCAGATAGGAGACATTGAACTCTACAAGGTGATCGATCCTTCAAAGAGCACAGGAAGCTTTTCTGCTGTTGCTGGTTCTGTCGGTTATATTCCTCCAG AATATGCATACACAATGAGAGTCGCAATGGCGGGAAATGTATATAGCTTTGGAGTTGTCCTGCTGGAATTGTTGACAGGAAGGCCTGCAGTTAGTCAGGGAACTGAGTTAGCCAAGTCGGTGTTGAGCGACTCTGAGCAGCACAACAAG
- the LOC107780282 gene encoding uncharacterized protein LOC107780282 yields the protein MPQGRCSFQIRCRCGIYANHFTSTTPLNPGRRFFKCLKFKNHSCGYFKWEDEISLNSVLVTTKDITSSWEAIKNDRDKLKEELIAMEALYKAEAIKIMKLEEKVLKTRMILKISWALFVGFVATSMMK from the exons ATGCCGCAAGGAAGATGTTCTTTCCAAATTAGGTGTCGTTGTGGCATCTATGCAAATCACTTCACTTCAACGACTCCATTAAATCCTGGAAGGCGATTTTTTAAATGTCTGAAGTTTAAG AATCATTCTTGTGGTTATTTTAAATGGGAAGATGAAATCTCGTTGAACAGTGTTTTGGTTACAACTAAAGATATAACATCGTCTTGGGAAGCAATTAAAAATGATAGGGATAAATTGAAAGAAGAATTAATTGCCATGGAGGCTCTATACAAAGCTGAAGctataaaaataatgaaattggAAGAGAAGGTTTTGAAGACGAGGATGATACTTAAGATCTCATGGGCACTTTTTGTTGGATTCGTTGCGACGTCGATGATGAAGTGA